The genome window TTTACTTCAATCTGAAACATTTTATTCGATTATAGTCAAACTAGAATGTTCcatattgtttcaaattggtgTTCAAGACTTGTTCTGTTGTTCCTgttgcttgaaaaagattagtGACAAATAGTTGAAGGAGTGTGGTTTTCAGACTTTAAAGGAGTGTGGTCTCTTAACGATGCTTTAGCCATTTATAGGAAGCTATCTTTTGCTGAATGCTTAATTTTGGTGCTTTACTTCTTGGTAATGGTCTCATGATTCATGAATGCTTCAAGCCATTTTCATGGTTAATTTTGCACGAAACccatcttttatcttttatcttttatcaaATCTAGTCTTTCACTTCATAAATTGTCCTAATACGCAGGTTCATTTTATTGTAGCATCTTGTGAAAACATGATAAGTGGAAAGGGTATGAGGCCTGGAGATATTGTCACAGCTTCAAATGGAAAGACAATTAAGGTATAGTTTGTTCTATTCtagcaaaaaataataataaaaagaaatttgaggtatacatgaaatatatatggtgttgtgacattcatagttgGGTTCTTTCTTCGTTGTCTTTAATAAATTACTTGTTGCTCACTATGCGGATTGCAGGTTAATAACACTAATGCAGAAGGTGGGCTTACACTAGCAGATGCTTTGGTTTATGCTTGCAACCAAGGTGTTGAGAAGATAAAGCCGAAAACTAGACATCGTAAATTTGTGATTAGAGTTGTAAACTTGGTAGTTTCAATTGCTTATTTTGTATAGATAATCAGATTTCCATTTTTCAAGTCTGGTTGACTTATTTTGCAAATAGTTGACCTGGCAACACTAACCGGGGCTTGTGTTGTTGCTCTTGGCCCCTCAATTGCAGGTATATACTTaacatatgaatttttaaaCATAGTTGGCACTTCaatataacaatttttttttctttccattgaAAGTGTTTTCCTTATTCATAGTTGGTTCGAAAGGCAAGCAGTCATCGTTTCATTGGTTGTTACTCAATTATTGAAACCAAAGCGGTGTGTGTGTATTATCTCACCATTGCCAATTCATTGGAACATTTTCTTTAGGCGTCTTCACACCCAATGATGATCTAACAAAGGAGTTATTTCAAGCATCAGAGGCCAGTGGTGAGAAATTTTGGAGGATGCCATTAGAGGAAAGCTATTGGGAATCAATGAAATCAGGAGTTGCTGATATGGTAAATACCGGCGGTCGCCAAGGCGGTGCTATCAATGCAGCTCTAGTCTTGAAACAAGTATGTCAATTTTACTGTCTGTATATTTTTACACACTTAAACGATAGATATTGTAATGTCCACGGTCGAACCATGTTGCAGAACTTCATTGTTGTTGGAACTATGATTTTGCAGTTTGTtgatgaaaaagtaaaagtagaTGCACGTTGACATGGCTGGGCCTGTCTTGAATGATAAGAAGCATGTGGCAACTGGATTTGGCATCTCAACTTTGGTGGAATGGGTTCTGAAGAACTCTTCTTCTTAAATGAAAGCTTGGAACATGCTCCGTTGTGACGGTGGCAGACCGAAAAAGGAGAACAACATGTTCGAGGTTGTTGGGTTCTGTAAGATCTGTCTGATGAATAAGAAGCTTGTTGTTGGAATACTGCTCTGTTTTCTTTTGCTTTATGTAGCTTGTTCCTACAATGTTATAACTACATAAAGCTTTTTTACCAATAAATCTCTTTCCTTctcatgttttatagtgattgtGTTCTAactatatcatatatatatacatatatcaggATATTTGggtaacttaaaaaaaataaagggttaAAACTTCTTTAGGTGTTTCAACTTGACAATTATTCTCATATTGGGgcttaaacatttttttatctaCCAAGATTTGATATTTCCttgaaaattttagagttttagCTTCAACTTGggaataattatcaaatttaggTCTTAATATGGAACAATTGTAAAATTTAGGGACTAAgttgaacaaaaaaatttaagcttTAATACGAGAATAATTACTAAATTCAACACTTAAATAGggatttaaccaaaaaataaaaggataatttATCCTACAAAGCACtttaactcaaatgaatttATATCTCTAGGTTCATAACAATTGAGTAGGAAGgaagtagaaataaaataataattaaagataGTTAAAATGTGATTACTAGGAATACTTATAATTATGGGAAAATGTTGCTAAAATATTAAGAAAGTTACATTAAAACAAGTTAcattagtttttttcaatttataactattaatattgtagcttaataattgagcattattataaataaatcgttacaatatatgtaaaaacaatttattatatgtaaaatataaaatttattaatatatattaatatatgtaaaaacaacttttccgtaaaatattttcagaaatcatcaaacaacgaaaaatattttacatgattcaatgaaacacggaaaatatttttcaagaaatcattttacgaaaagtaaaacattttccagaaatcattttacggaaaacattttactggcaatcaaacggACCCTAAGTTCAAATGTTTTTAGATGTTATGAGAacgatattttttatttaaaaatttgattcgatttgattttaaatttatcggGTGTTAAAAACTTAATATAGTCTTGGATGAAAGAATCCAAACGTTAGGGAATATTTTCCCCTTTCTTTTGAAACAGGAGATTtatgaacaaaaaaaaggagatttttttaaagatatttatacATAGGGCTGAAAGTCTATAGAAAGTTAATTTACATGCATTTACAGTAATGGTTGgtaaagcaaaagaaaagagaggcaTAAACTTCTAACAAGGTTTATATATAGACTTACCTCTTTTTCTTATTGAGTAATTGGAGTTAAAGTTTAATACGCATATGCCGTTGCCTGGCCCGTGTCTGTGTTAACACATGTCTACGACATGTATCGTGCGTgtttatttttgggtaaaacttttgtattatttttcagaaaataaatttgtttagattCCGAAAATCTAgtcaacagaaaatatttttatttgactgTTGTAGATTTTTAAGAAACTATTTCTGCCAGTTTTACTTTTTTGCCCCTACGTATTTTACTACTTTGCCATTCAGGAAACTGTATAAATAGGAGGTCATTCTCCTCATTTTAGATAGAatcatagagagaaaaataaCTTCTCTTATCCTTTTGTTCTCTAAATTCTAGTGTTCTGCGAAATTACACGAGAGATAAATTATGTTTAGGAGATTGGGTTTTAAGTGGGACTGCCTGTGACCCCTCGaatctttcttgggaattaaACTAGTGTAGTTTTGCCAGTTTATTCCAGTTTATTTTTCGATCAATTGCTTTTGTTTCTCAGTTTCCATTTCTTTTGAGAAGAGCAATGCCAATTGTGTTCCACCTTCTTTATTCGGGTGTACGAATATTGAAGTATTGTTTTAACCTTAGGGGGCAACATCCACTACACGATTACACCGACCAGGGCGAATTTGCTTCTAAGGCAGTGGTTCTTCCATGGCATAgtgattactattttatttacaCTTAGTTTGGTTTCATATTAGTACTAACAGTTTTATTTTACAGTAGTATATTTCCAACAATAATTACATGTCAAAGTACAGATAATCATTTGATTATAAAATCTTTACAAAAAATGTACAATtgtgagaagaagaaaaaaaaccccaaaacaaaagaaagaaaaagattaaatttctaTTCATAAATGAATGGCCATATTTAGggatcaattaattaaattttaaaacgttaaaattgttaatagcAATAGCCAAATGGGTGCATTAATTTCTCAAGGTATTTATTAGAGTGAGCTCAGTAATTAATCTTTGGCATTTTGTAGGTTCATTAAGGGGTAGATGTTGACCATAGTTTTAAAGTTGTTCCATACCCAAGACGAGGATCGAACCATCAACCACTGATTAAGGTAGGAAAAACCCTTACCATTTcacttgtaacacccttaacccatatccgtcgccggaataaaGTTAcgattaccggagtttacagaacaaataaaattaattcatgtcatttactattcatatccaAAACCAATCATATTCAATAAAACcaatcatattcaatcatattgtcccttaactGAACCATCGATGTCCAATTTATGCATttgaaacaagtcgggactaaattaggaacttagaaaatttttcgcgaaatttcaaaatttttcttaggtgcaggggacacacgcccatgtggtcagGCCGTGACACGCCCGTGTtccaggccatgtgggcattcgatgtgaggcacacgaccgtgtcccagcccgtgtaactctctgacttgggtcacacatccaaccacacgcccgtgtgctaggtcgtgtgttacacacgcccgtgtctttgccCGTGTGAACGAAAAGTAGGCCATTTtcaggccacttttctcacccaatttgccTTTCACCTGCAATATCATCCAAACACATTCACAAGCCAATTCATAACCCTCAA of Gossypium raimondii isolate GPD5lz chromosome 3, ASM2569854v1, whole genome shotgun sequence contains these proteins:
- the LOC105796915 gene encoding LOW QUALITY PROTEIN: leucine aminopeptidase 2, chloroplastic (The sequence of the model RefSeq protein was modified relative to this genomic sequence to represent the inferred CDS: deleted 1 base in 1 codon), coding for MISGKGMRPGDIVTASNGKTIKVNNTNAEGGLTLADALVYACNQGVEKIKPKTRHLLQIVDLATLTGACVVALGPSIAGVFTPNDDLTKELFQASEASGEKFWRMPLEESYWESMKSGVADMVNTGGRQGGAINAALVLKQFVDEKVKVMHVDMAGPVLNDKKHVATGFGISTLVEWVLKNSSS